The DNA region GGTGACGAGTCCCGCACCGATATCGAAGAGGCCGGCCAACAACAGTGACAACACGATTAAGAACCGCCGGTCGAAGCGATCGCCGAGCGGGAGCAGGACGCCGAGACCGACGACAAAGCCGGCCTGGGTGACGGTGATCAAAAAGCCCGCGTTGCCGCCGGAGAGATGGAGCGCGACCGAGACGATATGCAGCAGTGGCTGCAAATAGTAGGTATTCGCTACACCAACACCGGCCACAATCGCGAGCAAGAGTGTAGGTATACGCTTATGAGCCATAGAGTTGCTTTGTCTACCAGCCTATCAGGGCAGGTAGACTTATAGGGTACCTCGAGTAAGGAGCACGACCCATGGACCCGATTACCGCAATCATCGAGATCCCGCGAGGATCCAAAAACAAGTACGAAGTCGACCACGAGACCGGAGCGGTCTGGCTCGATCGCACCCTTTTTACACCGATGAGCTATCCACTTGACTACGGCTTCATTGATGACACCCTCGGAGAGGATGGTGACCCGCTCGACATCCTCCTCCTCGTCGACGTTCCGACCTTCCCAGGGTGCCATGTCAAGGTTCGACCAGTGGCGTGCTTTGTCATGTCCGACGAGAATGGGCGTGACGTGAAGATTCTTGGTGTCCCCGCCAAGGATGTCCGTTACGAGCGCTACCAAGAGTTGAACGACCTACCAACGCATGTCCAGGACGAAGTCGAGCATTTCTTTAGCCACTATAAGGATCTTGAGCCGGGTAAGTCGGTCACCATTGAGGGTTGGCGCGACCTCGCCCAAGCGCGTGACGAGATCGAGGCCTCCATCAAGAGGTATCAGCATTGATGGCTACCGTGGACCAAGAGCGCCGTGCCCAACTCGAAGCGTTGCTTACCAAACTCCGACCTGCCGTCCAGGCCGATGGCGGTGATCTGTACCTTGCCTCCGTCGATACCGAGACCGGCAAGGTCGTCGTTGGCCTCTCAGGGGCATGCTCGAGTTGTGCGATCTCAACGACCACGGTCAAACTCGGTGTGGAGCGCATTCTCAAGGCCAAGCTTCCTTGGGTGACCGATGTCGAAGGCGATCTCGACACGTCACTCGACTTCGAAGAAAGTGCGCGCCTTGGCACTGGCGCCTATGTGCCGATCTCGATTCGCAAGAGTTGACCCGTGGGGGTAATCGAGCGCTCCGACCATGGTGCGACCGCAGTCCTCAGGATCGATCGGGCCCAAAAAAAGAATGCACTCAGGCTTGAGGACTTCGACGAGCTCGCAGAGGCACTCACCGCCGCCGATCATGACCAGGCGGTGCGGGTGATCGTCCTCACTGGTACCGCGGATAGCTTCTCTGCAGGCGCTGATCTCAAGTCGCTCGCCAACTATGAGCAGAACCCCCTCGCCCATCTCGCCCGGGTACATCGCTGCGCACGGACACTTGCCACCGTGGCAAAGCCAACCATTGCTGCCATGAACGGCGTCGCAGTAGGTGCGGGACTCAACCTCGCACTCGCCTGCGATCTGGCCATCGCTGGTCGATCGGTGATGGTGAGTGAGATCTTCCTCGATCGTGGCCTCACACTCGACTACGGCGGTTCAGCACTTCTTGTCCAGCGGATCGGGCTCCATCGAGCCAAAGAATTGGCCTTCTTCGCCTCGCGGCTCGTCGGTGAAGAGTTACTTACCTGGGGACTCGTCAACACCGTCGTCGATGACGACCAAGTCCTCTCCACTTCGCTTGAATGGGCCGATCGACTCACGCAACGCTCCCCTACTGCCCTCGCTCTCACCAAATCGCTCCTCAATCGAGCGGCGTCTTCGCTGACCCAAGCGATCGACCTTGAGGTGATTGCCCAGGTGGCCGCGCTATCGGATCCGAGTATCGCCTCGACTCTGACCAACTTTTAACTCGAGGTTCTTGCGGTGGCCGAGGAGGGAATCGATCCCATCACCAAAGCGGTCGCCCAGATCCGTTTCGT from Ferrimicrobium sp. includes:
- a CDS encoding NifU family protein; translation: MATVDQERRAQLEALLTKLRPAVQADGGDLYLASVDTETGKVVVGLSGACSSCAISTTTVKLGVERILKAKLPWVTDVEGDLDTSLDFEESARLGTGAYVPISIRKS
- a CDS encoding enoyl-CoA hydratase/isomerase family protein, which gives rise to MGVIERSDHGATAVLRIDRAQKKNALRLEDFDELAEALTAADHDQAVRVIVLTGTADSFSAGADLKSLANYEQNPLAHLARVHRCARTLATVAKPTIAAMNGVAVGAGLNLALACDLAIAGRSVMVSEIFLDRGLTLDYGGSALLVQRIGLHRAKELAFFASRLVGEELLTWGLVNTVVDDDQVLSTSLEWADRLTQRSPTALALTKSLLNRAASSLTQAIDLEVIAQVAALSDPSIASTLTNF
- a CDS encoding inorganic diphosphatase → MDPITAIIEIPRGSKNKYEVDHETGAVWLDRTLFTPMSYPLDYGFIDDTLGEDGDPLDILLLVDVPTFPGCHVKVRPVACFVMSDENGRDVKILGVPAKDVRYERYQELNDLPTHVQDEVEHFFSHYKDLEPGKSVTIEGWRDLAQARDEIEASIKRYQH